Proteins encoded together in one Anas acuta chromosome 10, bAnaAcu1.1, whole genome shotgun sequence window:
- the DRC7 gene encoding dynein regulatory complex subunit 7 isoform X2 — translation MEVLEENEEEERREEELMKALEISDELHDIETELPVDQVCVPSDVSDFDWSSIDISQLPSSYKTNSPREKKLLRIADHYLQQYIHLCPDRKPLFLYPVNECGVKKFVSTTVRPTLLPYTELYHWDGCASFVCDYLTMEPLKSPLTPPTSLYSPTTILKYQRGNCFDFSVLLCSMLIGAGYDAYCVNGYATEDICSLDETLEVCPLLRKPQEVPKEITKKPNKYRVKSLPDLQSKFELQQEAKKKAETEATHKNKERGEEEVMEMEKPTRDPLYGLRVHAWVLVLSGKREVPEPFFINPFTGNSHSTMDEHFLGIESVWNHKNYWVNMQDCRNGCKDLIFDLGDTVRWEIMLSETDKPLQMLLDAEEENELFDRHMDDTEDEEEEEKDTSFAMPPTWVAPIQISPREFETRCSQGKKVIMYKKAKLEKWAPYLNKNGLVKCLTVYADLRCTEVVEVKEWFKNREDMLDMRELNKKTQLTTEYFSPGHLFGLKVHIYKSMEPETERVMEFYHESRVDGLQKRAENATEIKEYFVGRDDFKYFQHTEFGKRKKKICVAGTRTDINSRPIVQMKECFHRNLEKPADEDVAERVFLITEDMIQLTYHLKDKYITASKKEFFKPTENYRKQSEIMTPEMCITYQAGSSVKDNKLLHLYKLLQELTEEEKQLKQQVRQSEAEKNAMEDEFPVHEEQDLDYLAPFLIQIGYPEKMTKRQALRLRDDCLTDFKNRLIAKANIIQARFEKEVEELKKKNQQFQENQSQLSREEEAAFLADYSETMFRIHILALRLNREKQTAPQKYLALEEKLRKDPRLSVYLSHD, via the exons ATGGAGGTCCTAGAGGagaatgaggaagaggagagaagggaagaagagcTGATGAAGGCTTTAGAGATCAGTGACGAACTTCACGACATAGAGACAGAGCTGCCTGTGGACCAAGTCTGTGTCCCAAGTGATGTCTC TGATTTTGACTGGAGCTCCATCGACATATCCCAGTTACCATCCTCGTACAAGACAAACTCCCCAAGGGAAAAGAAGCTGCTGCGCATTGCTGACCATTACCTCCAGCAGTACATTCACCTCTGCCCTGACCGAAAGCCACTGTTTCTGTACCCGGTCAATGAGTGTGGTGTGAAG AAGTTTGTGAGCACAACAGTGAGGCCAACCCTGCTGCCTTATACAGAGCTGTACCACTGGGATGGCTGTGCCAGCTTTGTCTGTGATTATCTCACCATGGAACCCCTCAAGTCTCCTCTCACGCCG CCCACTTCGCTCTATTCACCAACCACCATCCTGAAGTACCAGCGAGGAAACTGCTTTGACTTcagtgtgctgctgtgctccatGCTGATTGGGGCTGGGTACGATGCCTACTGTGTGAATGGATATGCCACTGAAGACATATGCAGCCTGGACGAGACTCTGGAGGTGTGCCCACTGCTCAGGAAGCCACAGGAG GTCCCAAAGGAAATAACAAAGAAGCCCAACAAGTATAGAGTTAAGTCCTTGCCAGATCTTCAGAGCAAATTTGAGCTTCAGCAGGAGgccaagaagaaagcagaaactgaaGCCACCCATAAGAAcaaggaaagaggagaagaggaggtcaTG GAAATGGAAAAGCCCACCCGTGACCCTTTGTATGGCTTACGGGTGCATGCATGGGTTTTGGTTCTgtctgggaagagagaggttcCTGAGCCCTTCTTCATCAACCCCTTCACGGGGAACAGCCACAGCACCATGGATGAGCACTTCCTTGGAATTGAGAGTGTCTGGAACCACAAGAATTACTGGGTGAACATGCAGGACTGCCGGAACGGCTGCAAG GATCTCATCTTTGACTTGGGTGACACTGTCCGCTGGGAAATTATGCTTTCAGAGACTGACAAGCCTCTTCAGATGCTCCTGGatgctgaggaggaaaatgagctATTTGACAGGCACATGGATGACACA gaggacgaggaggaggaggagaaagacaCGAGTTTTGCCATGCCGCCTACATGGGTAGCCCCTATTCAGATTTCTCCCAGAG AGTTTGAGACCCGTTGTTCCCAGGGGAAGAAGGTGATTATGtacaagaaagcaaaactggaGAAATGGGCACCATACCTCAACAAAAATGGGCTGGTGAAATGCCTCACTGTCTACGCAGACTTACGCT GTACTGAAGTAGTGGAGGTGAAGGAGTGGTTCAAAAACCGAGAAGACATGTTGGATATGAGAGAATTgaataaaaaaacacagctgaccACAGAGTACTTCAGCCCAGGACACCTCTTCGGTCTTAAAG TCCACATCTATAAGTCAATGGAGCCAGAAACTGAACGTGTGATGGAATTTTACCATGAATCACGAGTCGATGGCCTCCAGAAACGTGCTGAAAATGCCACTGAGATAAAAGAGTACTTTGTGGGACGGGATGACTTCAAATACTTCCAGCACACAGAgtttggcaaaagaaaaaagaaaatatgtgtgGCTGGTACCAGAACTGATATTAACTCCCGGCCTATAGTG CAAATGAAGGAATGTTTCCACAGAAACCTAGAAAAGCCTGCTGATGAAGATGTAGCAGAACGTGTCTTTCTGATCACGGAGGACATGATCCAGCTGACATACCACCTCAAGGATAAATACATTACTGCCTCAAAGAAGGAGTTCTTCAAACCGACAGAGAATTATAGGAAGCAAAGTGAAATCATGACCCCAGAAATGTGCATCACGTACCAG GCAGGGTCCTCTGTGAAAGACAACAAATTGCTACACCTGTACAAATTGTTACAAGAACTaacagaggaagagaagcagctgaagcaaCAAGTTCGACAATCTGAAGCAGAG AAGAATGCAATGGAGGATGAATTCCCAGTACATGAGGAACAGGATCTGGATTACCTGGCACCTTTTCTTATTCAAATTGGCTATCCTGAGAAAATGACCAAGAGGCAAGCTCTGCGCCTCAGAGATGACTGCCTGACTGACTTTAAGAATCGTCTCATTGCTAAGGCCAACATCATCCAAGCTCGCTTTGAAAAG GAGGTAGAAGAGCTGAAGAAGAAGAACCAGCAGTTTCAGGAAAATCAGAGTCAGctcagcagggaggaggaggctgcctTCCTCGCTGATTACTCTGAAACCATGTTCCGTATCCACATTCTAGCGTTAAGGCTCAACAG GGAAAAGCAGACAGCACCACAGAAATACCTTGCTCTTGAAGAGAAACTGCGCAAGGACCCTCGCCTATCTGTGTACCTCAGTCATGAttga
- the DRC7 gene encoding dynein regulatory complex subunit 7 isoform X1, whose product MEVLEENEEEERREEELMKALEISDELHDIETELPVDQVCVPSDVSDFDWSSIDISQLPSSYKTNSPREKKLLRIADHYLQQYIHLCPDRKPLFLYPVNECGVKKFVSTTVRPTLLPYTELYHWDGCASFVCDYLTMEPLKSPLTPPTSLYSPTTILKYQRGNCFDFSVLLCSMLIGAGYDAYCVNGYATEDICSLDETLEVCPLLRKPQEVPKEITKKPNKYRVKSLPDLQSKFELQQEAKKKAETEATHKNKERGEEEVMEMEKPTRDPLYGLRVHAWVLVLSGKREVPEPFFINPFTGNSHSTMDEHFLGIESVWNHKNYWVNMQDCRNGCKDLIFDLGDTVRWEIMLSETDKPLQMLLDAEEENELFDRHMDDTEDEEEEEKDTSFAMPPTWVAPIQISPREFETRCSQGKKVIMYKKAKLEKWAPYLNKNGLVKCLTVYADLRCTEVVEVKEWFKNREDMLDMRELNKKTQLTTEYFSPGHLFGLKVHIYKSMEPETERVMEFYHESRVDGLQKRAENATEIKEYFVGRDDFKYFQHTEFGKRKKKICVAGTRTDINSRPIVQMKECFHRNLEKPADEDVAERVFLITEDMIQLTYHLKDKYITASKKEFFKPTENYRKQSEIMTPEMCITYQAGSSVKDNKLLHLYKLLQELTEEEKQLKQQVRQSEAEVLNILKIRENEEADIKLTVSIYDTERNEKRRQQYEAMKNAMEDEFPVHEEQDLDYLAPFLIQIGYPEKMTKRQALRLRDDCLTDFKNRLIAKANIIQARFEKEVEELKKKNQQFQENQSQLSREEEAAFLADYSETMFRIHILALRLNREKQTAPQKYLALEEKLRKDPRLSVYLSHD is encoded by the exons ATGGAGGTCCTAGAGGagaatgaggaagaggagagaagggaagaagagcTGATGAAGGCTTTAGAGATCAGTGACGAACTTCACGACATAGAGACAGAGCTGCCTGTGGACCAAGTCTGTGTCCCAAGTGATGTCTC TGATTTTGACTGGAGCTCCATCGACATATCCCAGTTACCATCCTCGTACAAGACAAACTCCCCAAGGGAAAAGAAGCTGCTGCGCATTGCTGACCATTACCTCCAGCAGTACATTCACCTCTGCCCTGACCGAAAGCCACTGTTTCTGTACCCGGTCAATGAGTGTGGTGTGAAG AAGTTTGTGAGCACAACAGTGAGGCCAACCCTGCTGCCTTATACAGAGCTGTACCACTGGGATGGCTGTGCCAGCTTTGTCTGTGATTATCTCACCATGGAACCCCTCAAGTCTCCTCTCACGCCG CCCACTTCGCTCTATTCACCAACCACCATCCTGAAGTACCAGCGAGGAAACTGCTTTGACTTcagtgtgctgctgtgctccatGCTGATTGGGGCTGGGTACGATGCCTACTGTGTGAATGGATATGCCACTGAAGACATATGCAGCCTGGACGAGACTCTGGAGGTGTGCCCACTGCTCAGGAAGCCACAGGAG GTCCCAAAGGAAATAACAAAGAAGCCCAACAAGTATAGAGTTAAGTCCTTGCCAGATCTTCAGAGCAAATTTGAGCTTCAGCAGGAGgccaagaagaaagcagaaactgaaGCCACCCATAAGAAcaaggaaagaggagaagaggaggtcaTG GAAATGGAAAAGCCCACCCGTGACCCTTTGTATGGCTTACGGGTGCATGCATGGGTTTTGGTTCTgtctgggaagagagaggttcCTGAGCCCTTCTTCATCAACCCCTTCACGGGGAACAGCCACAGCACCATGGATGAGCACTTCCTTGGAATTGAGAGTGTCTGGAACCACAAGAATTACTGGGTGAACATGCAGGACTGCCGGAACGGCTGCAAG GATCTCATCTTTGACTTGGGTGACACTGTCCGCTGGGAAATTATGCTTTCAGAGACTGACAAGCCTCTTCAGATGCTCCTGGatgctgaggaggaaaatgagctATTTGACAGGCACATGGATGACACA gaggacgaggaggaggaggagaaagacaCGAGTTTTGCCATGCCGCCTACATGGGTAGCCCCTATTCAGATTTCTCCCAGAG AGTTTGAGACCCGTTGTTCCCAGGGGAAGAAGGTGATTATGtacaagaaagcaaaactggaGAAATGGGCACCATACCTCAACAAAAATGGGCTGGTGAAATGCCTCACTGTCTACGCAGACTTACGCT GTACTGAAGTAGTGGAGGTGAAGGAGTGGTTCAAAAACCGAGAAGACATGTTGGATATGAGAGAATTgaataaaaaaacacagctgaccACAGAGTACTTCAGCCCAGGACACCTCTTCGGTCTTAAAG TCCACATCTATAAGTCAATGGAGCCAGAAACTGAACGTGTGATGGAATTTTACCATGAATCACGAGTCGATGGCCTCCAGAAACGTGCTGAAAATGCCACTGAGATAAAAGAGTACTTTGTGGGACGGGATGACTTCAAATACTTCCAGCACACAGAgtttggcaaaagaaaaaagaaaatatgtgtgGCTGGTACCAGAACTGATATTAACTCCCGGCCTATAGTG CAAATGAAGGAATGTTTCCACAGAAACCTAGAAAAGCCTGCTGATGAAGATGTAGCAGAACGTGTCTTTCTGATCACGGAGGACATGATCCAGCTGACATACCACCTCAAGGATAAATACATTACTGCCTCAAAGAAGGAGTTCTTCAAACCGACAGAGAATTATAGGAAGCAAAGTGAAATCATGACCCCAGAAATGTGCATCACGTACCAG GCAGGGTCCTCTGTGAAAGACAACAAATTGCTACACCTGTACAAATTGTTACAAGAACTaacagaggaagagaagcagctgaagcaaCAAGTTCGACAATCTGAAGCAGAG GTGctaaatattctgaaaatccGTGAGAATGAAGAAGCAGACATTAAATTGACAGTTTCAATTTATGATACAGAGAGGAATGAAAAGAGGAGACAACAATATGAAGCCATG AAGAATGCAATGGAGGATGAATTCCCAGTACATGAGGAACAGGATCTGGATTACCTGGCACCTTTTCTTATTCAAATTGGCTATCCTGAGAAAATGACCAAGAGGCAAGCTCTGCGCCTCAGAGATGACTGCCTGACTGACTTTAAGAATCGTCTCATTGCTAAGGCCAACATCATCCAAGCTCGCTTTGAAAAG GAGGTAGAAGAGCTGAAGAAGAAGAACCAGCAGTTTCAGGAAAATCAGAGTCAGctcagcagggaggaggaggctgcctTCCTCGCTGATTACTCTGAAACCATGTTCCGTATCCACATTCTAGCGTTAAGGCTCAACAG GGAAAAGCAGACAGCACCACAGAAATACCTTGCTCTTGAAGAGAAACTGCGCAAGGACCCTCGCCTATCTGTGTACCTCAGTCATGAttga
- the DRC7 gene encoding dynein regulatory complex subunit 7 isoform X3, whose product MEVLEENEEEERREEELMKALEISDELHDIETELPVDQVCVPSDVSDFDWSSIDISQLPSSYKTNSPREKKLLRIADHYLQQYIHLCPDRKPLFLYPVNECGVKKFVSTTVRPTLLPYTELYHWDGCASFVCDYLTMEPLKSPLTPPTSLYSPTTILKYQRGNCFDFSVLLCSMLIGAGYDAYCVNGYATEDICSLDETLEVCPLLRKPQEVPKEITKKPNKYRVKSLPDLQSKFELQQEAKKKAETEATHKNKERGEEEVMEMEKPTRDPLYGLRVHAWVLVLSGKREVPEPFFINPFTGNSHSTMDEHFLGIESVWNHKNYWVNMQDCRNGCKDLIFDLGDTVRWEIMLSETDKPLQMLLDAEEENELFDRHMDDTEDEEEEEKDTSFAMPPTWVAPIQISPREFETRCSQGKKVIMYKKAKLEKWAPYLNKNGLVKCLTVYADLRFHIYKSMEPETERVMEFYHESRVDGLQKRAENATEIKEYFVGRDDFKYFQHTEFGKRKKKICVAGTRTDINSRPIVQMKECFHRNLEKPADEDVAERVFLITEDMIQLTYHLKDKYITASKKEFFKPTENYRKQSEIMTPEMCITYQAGSSVKDNKLLHLYKLLQELTEEEKQLKQQVRQSEAEVLNILKIRENEEADIKLTVSIYDTERNEKRRQQYEAMKNAMEDEFPVHEEQDLDYLAPFLIQIGYPEKMTKRQALRLRDDCLTDFKNRLIAKANIIQARFEKEVEELKKKNQQFQENQSQLSREEEAAFLADYSETMFRIHILALRLNREKQTAPQKYLALEEKLRKDPRLSVYLSHD is encoded by the exons ATGGAGGTCCTAGAGGagaatgaggaagaggagagaagggaagaagagcTGATGAAGGCTTTAGAGATCAGTGACGAACTTCACGACATAGAGACAGAGCTGCCTGTGGACCAAGTCTGTGTCCCAAGTGATGTCTC TGATTTTGACTGGAGCTCCATCGACATATCCCAGTTACCATCCTCGTACAAGACAAACTCCCCAAGGGAAAAGAAGCTGCTGCGCATTGCTGACCATTACCTCCAGCAGTACATTCACCTCTGCCCTGACCGAAAGCCACTGTTTCTGTACCCGGTCAATGAGTGTGGTGTGAAG AAGTTTGTGAGCACAACAGTGAGGCCAACCCTGCTGCCTTATACAGAGCTGTACCACTGGGATGGCTGTGCCAGCTTTGTCTGTGATTATCTCACCATGGAACCCCTCAAGTCTCCTCTCACGCCG CCCACTTCGCTCTATTCACCAACCACCATCCTGAAGTACCAGCGAGGAAACTGCTTTGACTTcagtgtgctgctgtgctccatGCTGATTGGGGCTGGGTACGATGCCTACTGTGTGAATGGATATGCCACTGAAGACATATGCAGCCTGGACGAGACTCTGGAGGTGTGCCCACTGCTCAGGAAGCCACAGGAG GTCCCAAAGGAAATAACAAAGAAGCCCAACAAGTATAGAGTTAAGTCCTTGCCAGATCTTCAGAGCAAATTTGAGCTTCAGCAGGAGgccaagaagaaagcagaaactgaaGCCACCCATAAGAAcaaggaaagaggagaagaggaggtcaTG GAAATGGAAAAGCCCACCCGTGACCCTTTGTATGGCTTACGGGTGCATGCATGGGTTTTGGTTCTgtctgggaagagagaggttcCTGAGCCCTTCTTCATCAACCCCTTCACGGGGAACAGCCACAGCACCATGGATGAGCACTTCCTTGGAATTGAGAGTGTCTGGAACCACAAGAATTACTGGGTGAACATGCAGGACTGCCGGAACGGCTGCAAG GATCTCATCTTTGACTTGGGTGACACTGTCCGCTGGGAAATTATGCTTTCAGAGACTGACAAGCCTCTTCAGATGCTCCTGGatgctgaggaggaaaatgagctATTTGACAGGCACATGGATGACACA gaggacgaggaggaggaggagaaagacaCGAGTTTTGCCATGCCGCCTACATGGGTAGCCCCTATTCAGATTTCTCCCAGAG AGTTTGAGACCCGTTGTTCCCAGGGGAAGAAGGTGATTATGtacaagaaagcaaaactggaGAAATGGGCACCATACCTCAACAAAAATGGGCTGGTGAAATGCCTCACTGTCTACGCAGACTTACGCT TCCACATCTATAAGTCAATGGAGCCAGAAACTGAACGTGTGATGGAATTTTACCATGAATCACGAGTCGATGGCCTCCAGAAACGTGCTGAAAATGCCACTGAGATAAAAGAGTACTTTGTGGGACGGGATGACTTCAAATACTTCCAGCACACAGAgtttggcaaaagaaaaaagaaaatatgtgtgGCTGGTACCAGAACTGATATTAACTCCCGGCCTATAGTG CAAATGAAGGAATGTTTCCACAGAAACCTAGAAAAGCCTGCTGATGAAGATGTAGCAGAACGTGTCTTTCTGATCACGGAGGACATGATCCAGCTGACATACCACCTCAAGGATAAATACATTACTGCCTCAAAGAAGGAGTTCTTCAAACCGACAGAGAATTATAGGAAGCAAAGTGAAATCATGACCCCAGAAATGTGCATCACGTACCAG GCAGGGTCCTCTGTGAAAGACAACAAATTGCTACACCTGTACAAATTGTTACAAGAACTaacagaggaagagaagcagctgaagcaaCAAGTTCGACAATCTGAAGCAGAG GTGctaaatattctgaaaatccGTGAGAATGAAGAAGCAGACATTAAATTGACAGTTTCAATTTATGATACAGAGAGGAATGAAAAGAGGAGACAACAATATGAAGCCATG AAGAATGCAATGGAGGATGAATTCCCAGTACATGAGGAACAGGATCTGGATTACCTGGCACCTTTTCTTATTCAAATTGGCTATCCTGAGAAAATGACCAAGAGGCAAGCTCTGCGCCTCAGAGATGACTGCCTGACTGACTTTAAGAATCGTCTCATTGCTAAGGCCAACATCATCCAAGCTCGCTTTGAAAAG GAGGTAGAAGAGCTGAAGAAGAAGAACCAGCAGTTTCAGGAAAATCAGAGTCAGctcagcagggaggaggaggctgcctTCCTCGCTGATTACTCTGAAACCATGTTCCGTATCCACATTCTAGCGTTAAGGCTCAACAG GGAAAAGCAGACAGCACCACAGAAATACCTTGCTCTTGAAGAGAAACTGCGCAAGGACCCTCGCCTATCTGTGTACCTCAGTCATGAttga